GCTTTAGGTTTAACTTCTGAGGTTATTGCAACCAACTCTCGTAAACCAATCTTTGGTTACCATGCGATGGTTTACTCGTTGATCGGTATCACCGTATTATCGTTTATCGTATGGGGTCACCACATGTTTGTAACGGGTATGAATCCGTTCTTGGGTGGTGTATTTATGATTACAACGTTGATTATCGCTGTTCCTTCAGCTGTAAAAGCGTTTAACTATCTTGCAACCTTGTGGAAAGGTAATATCCGTTTCACTCCGGCGATGATGTTTGCTATCGGTTTGGTATCGTTCTTTATCTCTGGTGGTTTGACAGGATTGTTCTTAGGTAATGCGGCATTAGATATCAACTTACACGATACCTATTTTGTTGTTGCCCACTTCCACTTGGTCATGGGTTCTGCTTCAATCTTCGGTATGCTTTGTGGTGTTTACCACTGGTATCCTAAGATGTTCGGTCGCATGATGAACACCAAATTGGGTTACTTACACTTCTGGTTGACTTTCATTGGTGCTTACATGGTATTCTTCCCAATGCACTTTATGGGTATTGATGGTGTGCCTCGCCGTTACTATGCATTTACAGAGTTTGCTTTCATGGCGAAGTGGGTTTCTGTAAACAAATTGGTCACTTGGGCTGCGATTATCGCTGCTTTAGGTCAGGTAGCTTTCTTGTGGAACTTCTTTACATCGATTTTCTTCGGTAAAAAAGCCCCACAAAACCCTTGGCAATCCAATACCTTGGAATGGACTACTCCGGTAGAACATATCCACGGTAACTGGCCAGGAGAGATCCCGACAGTACACCGTTGGCCATATGACTACAGTAAGCCAGGTCACGGTGAGGATTTTATTCCTCAAAGTGTTCCTTTCTCTGAAACAATGAGCTCTAATTTGCCTCATGATTTCGAAGGAGATGAGGAAGCTGAGCGTATCCAGGCAGAATGGAATGCGCAAAATGGTAGAAAAGACTAATAAAATCTTATAAAGTAGCGTCGGGAATTTCGACGCTACTTTATATAAGTTTATATTTTAAGAGGTAGGGGTAGTATTATGTTTCCAGCAGCTGAAAAGCGATTTGTAAAGACCAATTTTATAACGATCATCGTATTGTTTTTGGTCATTATTGCTGGAGGAGTTGTTCGGAGTACAGGGTC
The Sphingobacterium multivorum genome window above contains:
- a CDS encoding cytochrome c oxidase subunit I, yielding MSSTVISHSAEHHDSHGHHHEESFIRKYIFSGDHKMIAKQFLITGIIMAVFAMLLSVLFRIQLAWPDKEFPILEVFLGKWAEGGRIKPEFFLSLVTIHGTVMVFFVLTAGLSGTFSNLLIPYQIGARDMASPFMNMLSYWLFFVASVIMVASFFVESGPASAGWTIYPPLSAVPTAIAGSATGMTLWLVSMVLFVASQLIGGINYVSTILNMRTKGMDLWKMPLTIWAFFLTAIVGMLSFPVLVSAVVLLIFDRAAGTSFYLSDLVVQGQILPNEGGSPILFQHLFWFLGHPEVYIVVMPALGLTSEVIATNSRKPIFGYHAMVYSLIGITVLSFIVWGHHMFVTGMNPFLGGVFMITTLIIAVPSAVKAFNYLATLWKGNIRFTPAMMFAIGLVSFFISGGLTGLFLGNAALDINLHDTYFVVAHFHLVMGSASIFGMLCGVYHWYPKMFGRMMNTKLGYLHFWLTFIGAYMVFFPMHFMGIDGVPRRYYAFTEFAFMAKWVSVNKLVTWAAIIAALGQVAFLWNFFTSIFFGKKAPQNPWQSNTLEWTTPVEHIHGNWPGEIPTVHRWPYDYSKPGHGEDFIPQSVPFSETMSSNLPHDFEGDEEAERIQAEWNAQNGRKD